The following are encoded in a window of Sporichthya brevicatena genomic DNA:
- a CDS encoding DUF1697 domain-containing protein, whose protein sequence is MKYALLFRGVNVGGKTRFPMADLRTALEGAGFSDVSTYLQSGNAVVAAPGRANAGKVAQRARAAIAEHLPWTPEFVVRTGAELAAVVAANPWPEAVAEPKLLNVAYASAAPDPKADLDPAAWAPDEWSLGDRCVYLRYVATSPGRSRLADVVCREAFRSSPGAVVTVRNWNTVVALAELTAG, encoded by the coding sequence ATGAAGTACGCGCTGCTGTTCCGCGGGGTGAACGTCGGCGGGAAGACCCGGTTCCCGATGGCCGACCTCCGCACCGCCCTCGAGGGCGCGGGCTTCTCCGACGTCAGCACCTACCTGCAGAGCGGCAATGCGGTCGTGGCTGCGCCGGGGCGAGCCAACGCCGGCAAGGTCGCCCAGCGGGCCCGCGCGGCCATCGCCGAGCATCTGCCCTGGACGCCGGAGTTCGTCGTGCGTACCGGCGCGGAGCTCGCCGCCGTCGTCGCGGCCAACCCCTGGCCCGAGGCGGTCGCGGAGCCGAAGCTCCTCAATGTCGCCTACGCCTCCGCCGCCCCGGACCCGAAGGCCGACCTCGACCCGGCGGCCTGGGCACCGGACGAGTGGTCGCTCGGCGACCGGTGCGTGTACCTGCGCTACGTCGCGACCTCTCCGGGTCGCAGCCGGCTGGCGGACGTGGTGTGCCGGGAGGCATTCCGGTCGAGTCCCGGCGCCGTCGTGACGGTCCGGAACTGGAACACCGTCGTCGCGCTCGCCGAGCTCACGGCAGGCTGA
- a CDS encoding metal ABC transporter ATP-binding protein yields MSALLRLSDVVHSYGDDRVLSGVDLTVGRGDFVGVVGPSGSGKTTLLKILLGTIRPIGGVVDRAPDVRIGYVPQLETVDWNFPVTVAECVLMARRGRGLPWPTRAERRDVARVLDRLGIGHLAHRHIRALSGGQQQRMFLARALLGEPDLLLMDEPTTGVDFTSRHEVLHLLGDLNADGTTILLTTHDLNGVAAHLPKLVALNGTVIAAGSPVEVISGPVLERTFGAPMEVLQHLGLPVVLDPGPHLAVARGHRAG; encoded by the coding sequence ATGAGCGCCCTGCTCCGGCTCTCCGACGTCGTCCACTCCTACGGCGACGACCGCGTCCTGTCGGGCGTGGACCTGACGGTAGGCCGGGGTGACTTCGTCGGCGTCGTCGGGCCCTCCGGCTCGGGGAAGACGACGCTGCTGAAGATCCTGCTCGGGACGATCCGGCCGATCGGCGGGGTGGTCGACCGGGCGCCCGACGTGCGGATCGGATACGTCCCGCAGCTCGAGACCGTCGACTGGAACTTCCCGGTGACGGTGGCGGAGTGCGTCCTGATGGCGCGCCGGGGCCGCGGTCTCCCGTGGCCGACGCGAGCCGAGCGCCGGGACGTGGCCCGGGTACTGGACCGACTCGGTATCGGTCATCTGGCGCATCGTCACATCCGTGCGCTCTCGGGCGGCCAGCAGCAGCGGATGTTCCTCGCCCGCGCCCTGCTGGGCGAGCCGGACCTGCTGCTCATGGACGAGCCCACCACCGGCGTCGACTTCACCAGCCGCCACGAGGTGCTCCACCTGCTCGGCGACCTCAACGCCGACGGCACGACGATCCTGCTCACCACCCACGACCTGAACGGTGTGGCGGCGCACCTGCCGAAGCTGGTCGCCCTCAACGGCACGGTGATCGCGGCGGGCTCGCCGGTCGAGGTCATCTCGGGGCCGGTGCTCGAACGCACCTTCGGCGCGCCGATGGAGGTCCTCCAGCACCTCGGTCTGCCGGTCGTCCTCGATCCCGGGCCGCACCTGGCTGTCGCGCGCGGGCACCGCGCGGGCTGA
- a CDS encoding PEP-utilizing enzyme: protein MREPANVLHCGGSSPAVAWSTINAGEAIPGVVTTLTWSVFGERTERGLRGAFADLGVLTEAQVARPARPDDRVWDIFYGRAAANLETFRSLADRMPGTSGDAMESQLFGTVRPGVSSRPRYQRYPVVAAKAPMAMWGVAGRLERAAEHIAPWWRNTVAAAPGMTADQARGSLDAAMRKFAGVMRPHIVASMLCQGVYEQVRAAAERANRPGLEIAVLTGYGEMAETAFVGDLWDVSRGRLELVEFLARHGYHGPNEGELAARVWRLDPTPLEKLLGHYAAMAESAGPRALETARAAEREAAEQELLAASPRGARTPAGIVLKVARRFFPLRGIGKGAFLQCVDAARASALRLGVLHTEAGALSAPEEVFHLTVEELAAPQLPAGVGDLVASRRELHERYRAIELPEFWLGSPEPVTTPPAAVEGPVVVTGIPVTPGVARGVARVVRDPEVDEGPAPGEVLVCRTTDPSWAAVLIVSAALVIDIGGPISHGAIVARELGIPCVIGTRDGTARIADGDLIEVDGSAGTVTVLQAGDAVRDGGSA from the coding sequence GTGAGAGAGCCGGCGAACGTCCTGCACTGCGGCGGCTCCTCGCCGGCGGTGGCCTGGTCGACGATCAACGCCGGGGAAGCGATTCCCGGTGTCGTGACGACCCTGACGTGGAGCGTGTTCGGCGAGCGCACCGAGCGTGGTCTGCGCGGCGCCTTCGCCGACCTCGGAGTTCTGACGGAGGCTCAGGTCGCGCGTCCGGCCCGTCCGGACGACCGCGTCTGGGACATCTTCTACGGTCGGGCCGCCGCGAACCTGGAGACGTTCCGCTCCCTCGCCGACCGCATGCCGGGGACCAGCGGCGACGCGATGGAGTCGCAGTTGTTCGGCACGGTGCGCCCCGGGGTGTCGAGTCGGCCCCGCTACCAGCGCTACCCCGTCGTCGCGGCCAAGGCGCCGATGGCGATGTGGGGCGTGGCCGGGCGGCTCGAGCGCGCCGCCGAGCACATCGCCCCGTGGTGGCGGAACACCGTCGCGGCCGCGCCCGGGATGACGGCCGATCAGGCCCGAGGCTCCCTCGACGCGGCGATGCGCAAGTTCGCCGGCGTCATGCGGCCGCACATCGTGGCCTCGATGCTGTGCCAGGGCGTCTACGAGCAGGTGCGCGCCGCGGCGGAGCGGGCGAACCGGCCGGGGCTGGAGATCGCCGTCCTCACCGGGTACGGCGAGATGGCCGAGACCGCGTTCGTCGGTGACCTGTGGGACGTCTCGCGCGGCCGCCTCGAGCTGGTGGAGTTCCTGGCCCGGCACGGGTACCACGGCCCCAACGAGGGTGAACTGGCCGCGCGCGTCTGGCGGCTGGACCCGACGCCGCTGGAGAAGCTGCTGGGCCACTACGCGGCCATGGCGGAGAGCGCGGGCCCGCGGGCGCTGGAGACGGCCCGCGCCGCCGAGCGCGAGGCCGCCGAGCAGGAATTGCTCGCCGCCTCCCCGCGGGGAGCGCGCACACCGGCGGGCATCGTGCTCAAGGTCGCGCGGCGCTTCTTCCCGCTGCGCGGGATCGGCAAGGGTGCGTTCCTGCAGTGCGTGGACGCCGCCCGCGCCTCGGCGCTGCGGTTGGGTGTCCTGCACACCGAGGCGGGCGCGCTCTCCGCCCCCGAGGAAGTCTTCCACCTGACCGTCGAGGAGCTGGCGGCGCCGCAACTGCCCGCCGGGGTCGGCGACCTGGTCGCCTCGCGCCGGGAGCTCCACGAGCGGTACCGGGCGATCGAACTCCCGGAGTTCTGGCTCGGTTCCCCCGAGCCGGTGACGACACCGCCGGCCGCGGTCGAGGGCCCGGTGGTCGTCACCGGCATCCCCGTCACCCCCGGCGTCGCTCGCGGCGTGGCCCGCGTCGTGCGCGACCCCGAGGTCGACGAAGGTCCCGCCCCCGGCGAGGTCCTGGTCTGCCGGACGACCGACCCGAGTTGGGCGGCCGTGCTCATCGTGTCGGCCGCGCTGGTGATCGACATCGGCGGACCGATCAGCCACGGGGCGATCGTCGCCCGCGAGCTCGGGATCCCGTGCGTCATCGGCACCCGCGACGGCACGGCCCGGATCGCCGACGGCGACCTTATCGAGGTGGACGGCTCCGCGGGGACCGTGACGGTGCTTCAGGCCGGTGACGCCGTCCGCGACGGAGGGTCCGCATGA
- a CDS encoding NAD(P)-dependent oxidoreductase, with protein MSEPWRLLSLLPLPNDATLAALGDVAERMKLTLLPASSVEDLHAALADAEIVLGAWQSAGAQHVDTAAVAATGPDLVFVQQPSAGVDVLDVPGLTARGIPVANAAGANARGVAEWTVGAALALSRSIPFADGGVRAGGWPQMDVVRRGHGEIGGLRVGILGFGPVGAIAADLFAAFGCDVAYWSRTPREVPYAWLEPAALCARSDILVLALPLTPDTHHLISADLLAALPAGAYVINVGRGNLLDSDALVAALDSGHLGGAALDVFPVEPLPADDPLRRHDRILLSPHAAGATRQSVARIVEKSVANLRRVLAGEPVIDVVNGLDPVIRRRR; from the coding sequence ATGAGCGAACCGTGGCGGTTGCTCTCGCTCCTGCCGCTCCCGAACGACGCGACGCTCGCTGCACTCGGCGACGTCGCGGAGCGGATGAAGCTGACGCTGCTCCCCGCGTCCTCGGTGGAGGACCTGCACGCGGCCCTCGCCGACGCGGAGATCGTGCTCGGGGCCTGGCAGAGTGCCGGCGCCCAACACGTCGACACCGCCGCGGTCGCGGCCACCGGCCCCGACCTGGTGTTCGTGCAGCAGCCGAGCGCCGGTGTCGACGTCCTCGACGTGCCCGGCCTGACGGCCCGCGGGATCCCGGTGGCGAACGCGGCCGGGGCGAACGCGCGCGGCGTCGCGGAGTGGACGGTCGGGGCTGCGCTGGCGCTGTCGCGCTCGATCCCGTTCGCGGACGGCGGGGTGCGCGCCGGCGGCTGGCCGCAGATGGACGTGGTCCGGCGCGGGCACGGCGAGATCGGCGGACTGCGCGTCGGCATCCTCGGCTTCGGCCCGGTCGGCGCGATCGCCGCGGACCTGTTCGCGGCGTTCGGCTGCGACGTCGCCTACTGGTCGCGGACGCCGCGCGAGGTGCCCTACGCCTGGCTGGAACCCGCGGCGTTGTGCGCGCGTTCGGACATCCTCGTGCTCGCCCTCCCCCTCACCCCGGACACGCACCACCTGATCTCAGCCGACCTCCTCGCTGCCCTGCCCGCCGGGGCGTACGTGATCAACGTCGGCCGCGGGAACCTGCTCGACAGCGACGCCCTGGTCGCGGCGCTCGACTCCGGCCACCTCGGCGGCGCCGCGCTCGACGTCTTCCCCGTCGAGCCGCTCCCGGCCGACGACCCCCTGCGCCGGCACGACCGGATCCTGCTCTCCCCGCACGCCGCGGGCGCGACGCGGCAGTCGGTCGCGCGCATCGTCGAGAAATCGGTCGCGAATCTGCGCCGCGTCCTGGCCGGCGAGCCGGTGATCGACGTCGTCAACGGCCTCGACCCCGTGATCCGGCGGCGCCGATGA
- a CDS encoding metal ABC transporter permease — translation MWDLLDPYSYEFFVKGVVAATLAGALCGLVGVFIVLRGMSYIGHGLSHAIFGGFAACSVVGANYYVGAGAWGLGSALAINAISRSRRIGADAAIGVVTTASFALGVAMISIWGSRGASFDAALFGSILGISPTDLWVLTGVTVFTVGVVVLRYRALLFTTFDPEVAGASGVKVARTDALLMLVLSLSILTTLNVIGVTLVAATLVIPAVVARMLTNSFAHMLVLSTAIGATCGFVGMNLSYHLDVPSGTTIVLTGAAVFLLVLAGTGGRRLSRTARSAPAPVRPEETVSLP, via the coding sequence GTGTGGGACCTGCTGGACCCCTACTCCTACGAGTTCTTCGTCAAGGGGGTCGTCGCCGCGACGCTCGCCGGCGCGTTGTGCGGGCTGGTCGGCGTCTTCATCGTCCTGCGCGGGATGAGCTACATCGGCCACGGTCTCTCCCACGCCATCTTCGGCGGCTTCGCGGCGTGCTCGGTGGTCGGCGCGAACTACTACGTCGGCGCGGGAGCGTGGGGGCTGGGCTCGGCCCTGGCGATCAACGCAATCTCCCGCAGCCGGCGGATCGGGGCCGACGCCGCGATCGGCGTCGTCACCACGGCGTCCTTCGCCCTCGGGGTCGCGATGATCTCGATCTGGGGGTCGCGAGGGGCGAGCTTCGACGCCGCGCTGTTCGGCAGCATCCTCGGCATCTCGCCGACCGACCTGTGGGTGCTGACCGGCGTCACGGTCTTCACCGTCGGCGTCGTCGTCCTGCGGTACCGCGCCCTGCTGTTCACCACGTTCGACCCCGAGGTCGCGGGGGCCAGCGGCGTGAAGGTCGCGCGGACCGACGCCCTGCTCATGCTCGTGCTGTCGTTGTCGATCCTCACCACCCTCAACGTCATCGGCGTGACGCTGGTGGCCGCGACGCTGGTGATCCCGGCCGTCGTGGCTCGGATGCTCACCAACTCGTTCGCGCACATGCTCGTGCTGTCGACGGCGATCGGCGCGACGTGCGGGTTCGTCGGCATGAACCTGAGCTACCACCTCGACGTCCCGTCCGGCACGACGATCGTCCTCACGGGCGCGGCGGTGTTCCTCCTCGTCCTCGCGGGCACCGGGGGCCGCCGGCTGTCCCGGACCGCACGCAGCGCTCCGGCCCCGGTCCGACCGGAGGAGACCGTCAGCCTGCCGTGA
- a CDS encoding metal ABC transporter substrate-binding protein codes for MRRLSALLVSALLVLPLAACGDDDATAAPAGTSAAEPVLRLVTTVAPITSIVAAVAGDRARIDGLVPEGTNSHTFEPPPSAAKVLSEADVVFINGLKLEEPTKKLAERNLADDARLVELGDEVLPESDWIFDFSFPEKDGKPNPHLWTDPTYAIKYAEVVRDTLVDVDADGRSTYEANYTAFSEQATALSDALKKDQESLAPDERELLTYHDAYAYFAKTYGWKVVGAIQPSDFAEPTPKDIARLIDQIQAEKVKAIFGSEVFPSDALAEIGKATGVHWEDTLRDDDLPGAPGEPEHSWLGLMRSNYVTILTRLGGTADALKALDTTPAVPDTASYPQ; via the coding sequence ATGCGCCGCCTCTCCGCCCTGCTCGTGTCCGCCCTGCTCGTCCTCCCGCTCGCCGCGTGCGGGGACGACGACGCCACCGCGGCCCCGGCCGGCACCTCCGCCGCGGAGCCGGTTCTGCGGCTCGTGACCACCGTCGCCCCGATCACCTCGATCGTCGCCGCCGTCGCGGGGGACCGGGCCCGGATCGACGGCCTGGTGCCCGAGGGCACCAACTCGCACACGTTCGAGCCCCCGCCCAGCGCCGCCAAGGTGCTGTCGGAGGCCGACGTCGTCTTCATCAACGGCCTCAAGCTCGAGGAGCCGACGAAGAAGCTGGCCGAGCGGAACCTGGCGGACGACGCGCGCCTGGTCGAGCTCGGCGACGAGGTTCTGCCCGAGTCGGACTGGATCTTCGACTTCTCGTTCCCGGAGAAGGACGGCAAGCCGAATCCGCACCTGTGGACCGACCCGACCTACGCGATCAAGTACGCCGAGGTCGTCCGCGACACCCTCGTCGACGTCGACGCCGACGGCCGCTCGACGTACGAGGCGAACTACACCGCGTTCTCCGAGCAGGCGACGGCCCTCTCGGACGCCCTGAAGAAGGATCAGGAGAGCCTCGCCCCGGACGAGCGCGAGCTGCTGACCTACCACGACGCCTACGCCTACTTCGCGAAGACGTACGGCTGGAAGGTCGTCGGCGCGATCCAGCCGAGCGACTTCGCCGAGCCGACCCCGAAGGACATCGCGCGGCTGATCGACCAGATTCAGGCCGAGAAGGTGAAGGCGATCTTCGGCTCCGAGGTGTTCCCCTCCGACGCGCTCGCCGAGATCGGGAAGGCGACCGGCGTGCACTGGGAGGACACCCTGCGCGACGACGACCTGCCGGGCGCGCCCGGCGAGCCCGAGCACTCCTGGCTCGGGCTGATGCGCAGCAACTACGTCACGATCCTCACCCGGCTCGGGGGCACGGCCGACGCGCTGAAGGCGCTCGACACGACGCCGGCGGTGCCCGACACGGCGAGCTATCCCCAATGA